One stretch of Tepidibacter hydrothermalis DNA includes these proteins:
- a CDS encoding nucleoside recognition domain-containing protein, translated as MDFFSNILIPLIILIIITYGKYKGIDIYDSFIRGAFDGIKTTYKIGPYILGIFLAIGIFKVGYGIEILEAIFSPILKIFSIPKELLSLIIIKPLSGSGTLAIYKDMISRVGIDTLKEKMGATIVGSSETIFYTMAIYYGNLKIKNIRHTLVCALISHMAGVLASVFICNIIFGM; from the coding sequence ATGGATTTCTTTTCTAACATATTAATACCACTTATAATACTGATAATAATTACATACGGAAAATACAAAGGTATAGATATATACGATAGTTTTATAAGAGGAGCATTTGATGGAATAAAAACTACATACAAAATAGGACCGTACATATTAGGAATATTTTTAGCTATAGGAATATTTAAAGTAGGATATGGAATAGAAATACTGGAGGCTATATTTTCACCAATACTCAAAATATTTAGTATACCTAAGGAATTACTATCATTAATAATAATAAAACCACTTTCTGGAAGCGGAACACTTGCTATATACAAGGATATGATATCCAGAGTGGGAATTGATACATTAAAAGAAAAAATGGGAGCTACAATAGTTGGATCATCTGAAACTATATTCTATACAATGGCTATATACTATGGGAATTTAAAGATAAAAAATATAAGACACACATTGGTATGTGCCCTTATAAGTCATATGGCTGGAGTTTTAGCATCTGTTTTTATATGCAATATTATTTTTGGCATGTGA
- a CDS encoding 3D domain-containing protein has protein sequence MRLKLMKILENERISKIKEALKIKKVYTTVIAIALVITCTSIYFALENDVTITVDNKNQKLHTFSNTVQELLKEQNIELGKNDKVLPDLNSKLKDNMKIEVKRAYEVNLVLNGEKRKIITTQDTVEGILKENKITVSEMDKVTPKLDQKLAENKEIKIVRIEEKIVVQTEDVGYEVETVYDNNLEVGKVEKVQNGSYGKKEATYKVRYSDGKEESRTLVSQNTIQNPTNEIVKKGTKDFIVTSRGETKTFKKSLTASVSAYTAGFESTGKRPGDKGYGKTRMGTTVRPGVIAVDPKVIPLGSKVYIPHLGMTCVAEDTGGAIKGNKIDVYMSSLSKANRFGRKNLKVYVLD, from the coding sequence ATGAGACTTAAACTGATGAAAATATTAGAAAATGAGAGAATATCTAAGATTAAAGAAGCTTTAAAAATTAAAAAAGTATATACTACAGTAATAGCTATAGCGTTAGTTATTACATGCACTTCAATATATTTCGCACTAGAAAATGATGTTACGATAACAGTTGATAACAAAAATCAAAAATTACATACTTTTTCAAATACAGTTCAAGAGTTGCTAAAAGAGCAAAACATTGAATTAGGTAAAAATGATAAAGTCCTCCCCGATTTAAATTCAAAATTAAAAGACAATATGAAAATTGAAGTTAAAAGAGCATATGAAGTAAATTTAGTTTTAAATGGAGAAAAACGCAAAATAATAACTACACAAGATACAGTAGAAGGTATATTAAAAGAAAATAAAATAACTGTATCAGAAATGGACAAGGTAACTCCAAAACTAGATCAAAAATTAGCTGAAAATAAAGAAATAAAAATAGTAAGAATTGAAGAAAAAATAGTTGTGCAAACTGAAGATGTTGGATACGAAGTTGAAACAGTATACGATAATAACTTAGAAGTAGGAAAAGTTGAAAAAGTACAAAATGGATCTTACGGTAAAAAAGAAGCTACTTATAAGGTAAGATACAGTGATGGAAAAGAAGAGAGTAGAACATTAGTTTCTCAAAATACTATACAAAATCCAACTAATGAAATAGTAAAAAAGGGAACTAAAGATTTTATAGTTACATCAAGAGGTGAAACAAAAACTTTCAAAAAATCATTAACAGCAAGTGTTAGTGCTTACACAGCTGGATTTGAAAGTACAGGTAAAAGACCTGGAGATAAAGGATATGGAAAAACACGTATGGGAACAACTGTAAGACCAGGAGTTATAGCGGTAGATCCTAAGGTTATCCCTTTAGGAAGCAAGGTGTATATACCTCATCTAGGAATGACATGTGTAGCAGAAGATACAGGTGGAGCTATAAAAGGAAATAAGATAGACGTATACATGAGTAGCTTGTCAAAAGCAAATAGATTTGGAAGAAAAAATTTAAAAGTATATGTTTTAGATTAA
- a CDS encoding MtnX-like HAD-IB family phosphatase, with protein MEYIVICDFDGTITIEDTVNAMADKFAGNEWRKLDEMWMSGKHDAREISQKILGMMKTNEIELKEFVRGIEIDSKFKEFIDYIREKCIEFYIISDGFDFNIDHILEKNNIEGLMSFSNILQFEGSNLLGVYPNANEDCRKCGNCKSNLINDINLDNKKVIYIGDGHSDKCASKKADYIFAKKGLASYLKDNGTEFVEFENFGDVLSGVKKIIS; from the coding sequence GTGGAATATATAGTTATATGTGATTTTGATGGAACAATAACAATAGAAGATACAGTTAATGCTATGGCAGACAAGTTTGCGGGAAATGAATGGAGAAAGCTTGATGAAATGTGGATGAGTGGAAAGCATGATGCTCGTGAAATAAGCCAAAAAATATTAGGAATGATGAAGACGAATGAAATAGAGCTTAAAGAATTTGTAAGAGGAATTGAGATAGATTCTAAGTTTAAAGAATTTATAGATTATATAAGAGAAAAATGTATAGAGTTTTATATAATAAGTGATGGATTTGATTTTAATATAGATCATATACTAGAAAAGAATAATATAGAAGGTCTTATGAGTTTTTCGAATATATTACAATTTGAAGGATCAAATCTTTTAGGTGTATACCCTAATGCAAATGAAGATTGTAGAAAATGTGGAAATTGTAAGAGTAATTTAATCAATGATATAAATCTTGATAATAAAAAAGTTATATATATAGGAGATGGACATTCTGATAAGTGTGCATCGAAAAAAGCAGACTATATATTTGCTAAAAAAGGTCTTGCAAGTTATTTGAAAGATAATGGAACTGAATTTGTGGAGTTTGAGAACTTTGGGGATGTATTGAGTGGAGTTAAAAAAATAATTTCATAA
- the rnmV gene encoding ribonuclease M5, with amino-acid sequence MIKEIIVVEGRDDVTAVKKAIDAELITTGGFGFPKGVMGRIKEAQKRRGVIIFTDPDFAGEKIRKKIAAEIPGCKHAFLPREQAIKDGDIGIENASAKSIIAALNKVRTESVQKRAEFTQSDLVRNKLIGFEDASTKRDELGKILGIGYGNAKQFLSRLNNYGVKREEFEEALKNIDK; translated from the coding sequence TTGATAAAAGAAATAATAGTAGTTGAAGGAAGAGATGACGTAACAGCTGTAAAAAAGGCAATAGATGCTGAACTTATAACAACAGGCGGATTTGGATTTCCAAAAGGAGTTATGGGTAGAATTAAAGAAGCGCAAAAAAGAAGAGGGGTTATAATATTTACAGACCCTGACTTTGCAGGAGAAAAAATAAGAAAAAAAATAGCAGCTGAAATACCTGGATGTAAGCATGCATTTTTGCCAAGAGAACAAGCAATTAAAGATGGAGATATAGGAATTGAGAATGCATCTGCTAAAAGTATAATCGCAGCTTTAAATAAAGTTAGAACAGAAAGTGTACAAAAAAGAGCAGAATTTACTCAAAGCGACTTAGTTAGAAATAAACTTATAGGATTTGAGGATGCATCTACAAAGAGAGATGAGCTTGGGAAAATATTGGGTATAGGATATGGAAATGCCAAGCAGTTTTTAAGCAGACTGAATAATTATGGAGTAAAAAGAGAAGAATTTGAAGAAGCACTTAAAAATATAGATAAATAG
- a CDS encoding HD-GYP domain-containing protein yields the protein MEFKFNDFLMSISTALDFIEIDILSVETNHLKRVAYVSLKLAQYFDLTIQEQIDTVSFSILHDNGLTQTLLDNKIRSNDLKEFYLRESFKEHCIIGEKNVSLFPFLTKHKNIIKYHHETYDGKGFFKVKGNDIPLIAQFIAFADYIDFVFKYKNVDDKKKEKLISYIKEQKNKRFNVEIVDAFLEISSKDGFWEQLNDDNIEHSLKSEIPVYEQNMNIDEVLKIMSVFSKIIDSKSQFTQEHSDGLAHKIHKMCENYNYDHHEKMKLVIAGKLHDIGKLAIPIQILDKPNKLDDEEISIMKKHSYYTDRCLSNIDGFEDIARWASNHHEKLNGSGYPKGLKADELDFNSRLVACLDIYQALTEERPYKKPFSHKEAIGILETMALNNEIDSDITTDIDEVFKCV from the coding sequence ATGGAATTTAAATTTAATGATTTTTTAATGAGCATATCTACAGCGTTAGATTTTATAGAAATAGATATATTATCAGTAGAAACAAATCATTTAAAGAGAGTAGCTTATGTATCATTGAAACTAGCACAATATTTTGATTTGACTATACAAGAGCAAATAGACACAGTTTCATTTAGCATACTTCATGACAATGGTCTTACTCAAACGCTTTTAGATAACAAAATAAGATCTAATGATTTAAAAGAATTTTATTTAAGAGAATCATTCAAAGAGCATTGTATTATCGGTGAGAAGAATGTTAGTTTATTTCCCTTCTTAACTAAACATAAAAATATAATAAAATATCATCATGAGACGTATGACGGCAAGGGTTTTTTTAAAGTAAAAGGAAATGATATTCCATTAATAGCTCAATTTATAGCTTTTGCAGATTATATAGATTTCGTATTTAAATATAAAAATGTAGATGATAAAAAGAAAGAGAAACTTATAAGTTATATAAAAGAACAAAAAAATAAAAGATTTAATGTTGAAATAGTAGATGCATTCTTAGAAATATCAAGTAAAGATGGGTTTTGGGAACAATTAAATGATGATAATATAGAACATTCATTAAAGTCAGAAATTCCAGTGTATGAACAAAATATGAATATAGATGAAGTTTTAAAAATAATGAGCGTATTTTCAAAGATAATAGATAGTAAATCTCAATTCACGCAAGAACATAGTGATGGATTAGCTCATAAAATACATAAAATGTGTGAAAACTATAATTATGATCATCATGAAAAGATGAAATTGGTTATAGCAGGTAAATTACACGATATAGGAAAATTAGCAATACCTATACAAATACTAGATAAACCAAATAAACTTGATGATGAAGAAATATCCATAATGAAAAAACATTCATATTATACTGATAGATGTCTTTCTAATATAGATGGATTTGAAGATATAGCAAGATGGGCATCGAACCATCATGAAAAATTAAATGGAAGTGGGTATCCTAAAGGACTTAAGGCTGATGAATTAGACTTTAATTCAAGGCTTGTAGCATGTCTTGATATATATCAAGCTCTTACAGAAGAAAGACCGTATAAAAAACCATTTTCTCATAAAGAAGCTATAGGAATATTAGAAACCATGGCTCTAAACAATGAAATAGATAGTGATATTACAACTGACATAGATGAAGTTTTTAAATGTGTGTAA
- the metG gene encoding methionine--tRNA ligase: MSNKTFYVTTPIYYPSGRLHIGHTYTTVAADAIARFKRFCGYDVKFLTGTDEHGEKIQKTAKAKGLSEIEYLDNIVGEIKDLWNTMDISYDDFIRTTEDRHKTIVQKVFNKLHDQGDIYKGAYEGWYCTPCESFWTETQLLEGNKCPDCGREVYVAKEEAYFFKLSKYQDRLIKYFEENPDFCFPESRKNEMLNNFLKAGLDDLCVSRTTFDWGIKVPVDSKHVVYVWLDALCNYITALGYLSDDETEYNKFWPADVHIVGKEIVRFHTIIWPAILMALDLPLPKKVYGHGWILFADDKMSKSKGNIVYPEPLIEKYGIDALKYFLLKEFTFGQDGSYTNKNFLTRINSDLANDIGNLVSRTVAMVIKYREGILPSPKTLGTPHEQLIDMSSSAFAKVEDAMNRLQFSEALEEIFKVVRRSNKYIDETMPWALAKDEEKQDELDTVLYNLTEAIRIVSVLISPFMNETANKIYKQLGINKEAEVLTWESAHEFGQIKEGTKVSKGEVLFPRIDVEKDVEELEEMFSDKPKVEEVKLNHKEEITIDEFDKVELRVAKIIEASKHPKADKLLVFKVQLGNEERQIVSGIAKHYNPDDLVGKQVMVVCNLKPVKLRGVESQGMILSAATDDDSLLVLPTIEGIDSGCEVR, translated from the coding sequence ATGTCAAATAAAACTTTTTATGTTACAACTCCAATATACTATCCAAGTGGAAGACTTCATATTGGACACACTTATACAACAGTAGCAGCAGATGCTATAGCTAGATTTAAACGTTTTTGTGGATATGATGTAAAGTTCTTAACTGGAACAGATGAGCATGGAGAAAAAATACAAAAAACAGCTAAAGCTAAAGGATTAAGTGAAATAGAATACTTAGACAATATAGTAGGAGAGATAAAAGATCTTTGGAATACTATGGATATATCTTATGATGATTTCATTAGAACTACTGAAGATAGACACAAAACTATAGTTCAAAAGGTATTCAATAAGTTACATGACCAGGGAGATATATATAAGGGTGCTTATGAAGGATGGTACTGTACTCCTTGTGAGAGTTTTTGGACTGAAACTCAACTTCTTGAAGGAAATAAATGCCCAGATTGTGGTAGAGAAGTTTATGTAGCAAAAGAAGAAGCTTATTTCTTTAAATTATCTAAATATCAAGATAGACTTATAAAGTACTTTGAAGAAAATCCAGATTTCTGTTTCCCAGAGTCTAGAAAAAATGAAATGTTAAACAACTTCTTAAAAGCAGGACTTGATGATTTATGCGTTTCACGTACAACTTTTGACTGGGGAATTAAGGTACCTGTTGATAGCAAGCATGTAGTTTATGTGTGGCTTGATGCACTTTGTAACTACATAACTGCTCTAGGTTACTTAAGTGATGATGAGACTGAGTACAACAAGTTCTGGCCTGCAGATGTTCATATAGTAGGAAAGGAAATCGTTAGATTCCATACTATAATATGGCCAGCAATACTTATGGCACTAGATCTTCCTCTTCCTAAGAAGGTATACGGCCATGGCTGGATATTATTTGCAGACGATAAAATGTCAAAATCAAAAGGAAATATAGTATACCCAGAGCCGCTAATAGAAAAATATGGTATAGATGCTCTTAAATATTTCCTACTTAAAGAATTTACATTCGGTCAAGATGGAAGTTATACTAATAAGAATTTCTTAACAAGAATAAATTCAGACCTTGCAAATGATATAGGAAACTTAGTTAGTAGAACTGTTGCAATGGTTATAAAATACAGAGAAGGAATACTTCCAAGCCCTAAGACACTAGGAACGCCACATGAACAACTAATAGATATGTCAAGTAGTGCATTTGCAAAAGTAGAAGATGCTATGAATAGACTTCAATTTAGTGAAGCATTAGAAGAAATATTTAAGGTTGTAAGAAGAAGTAATAAATATATAGATGAGACTATGCCATGGGCTCTTGCTAAAGATGAAGAAAAACAAGATGAACTAGACACGGTTTTATACAATCTTACAGAAGCTATAAGAATAGTATCTGTTCTAATAAGTCCATTCATGAACGAGACTGCTAATAAAATATATAAGCAACTTGGAATAAACAAAGAAGCTGAAGTACTTACTTGGGAAAGTGCTCATGAATTTGGACAAATAAAAGAAGGAACAAAAGTTTCAAAAGGAGAAGTTTTATTCCCTAGAATAGACGTGGAAAAAGATGTAGAGGAGCTTGAAGAAATGTTCTCAGATAAACCAAAAGTAGAAGAAGTTAAATTAAATCATAAAGAAGAAATAACAATAGATGAATTTGATAAAGTAGAGCTTAGAGTAGCAAAAATAATAGAAGCATCAAAACATCCAAAAGCTGATAAGCTTTTAGTATTTAAAGTTCAACTTGGAAATGAGGAAAGACAAATCGTATCTGGAATAGCAAAGCACTATAATCCAGATGATTTAGTAGGAAAGCAAGTTATGGTAGTATGCAACTTAAAACCTGTTAAATTAAGAGGTGTTGAATCTCAAGGAATGATACTATCAGCAGCAACAGACGATGATTCATTACTAGTACTTCCAACAATAGAGGGAATAGACTCTGGTTGTGAAGTGAGATAG
- a CDS encoding nucleoside recognition domain-containing protein, producing MNKIWFYMISIGIINSIFMGKLPELNIAIMNEASRGIEFVISLISIMALWMGIMNIAKESGLVDKIGKSLYCVMNKLFPSVPKKSKALSYMIMNMSLNILGASNGATAFGLKAMEELQEINPKKNTATNDMIMFLVINMSSVQLVPFTVLKIRMDEGASSPNEIIITTLIATGISTIVGIISCKMLQRRY from the coding sequence ATGAACAAAATTTGGTTTTATATGATTTCTATTGGGATAATAAATAGCATATTTATGGGAAAGCTTCCAGAACTTAATATTGCAATAATGAATGAAGCTTCAAGAGGGATAGAATTTGTTATAAGCCTTATAAGCATAATGGCTCTTTGGATGGGAATTATGAATATAGCTAAAGAATCTGGGCTTGTAGATAAAATAGGAAAGTCTCTATATTGTGTTATGAATAAATTATTTCCGTCTGTTCCTAAAAAGAGTAAAGCACTATCATATATGATAATGAATATGTCTTTAAATATACTAGGAGCTTCTAATGGTGCTACTGCATTTGGGTTAAAGGCAATGGAGGAACTTCAAGAAATAAATCCTAAAAAAAACACAGCTACAAACGATATGATAATGTTTTTAGTTATTAATATGTCATCAGTTCAATTAGTCCCATTTACAGTACTTAAAATAAGAATGGATGAGGGTGCATCTAGTCCTAATGAAATAATAATTACTACTCTAATAGCAACGGGAATATCTACAATAGTAGGTATAATATCGTGTAAAATGCTTCAAAGGAGGTATTAA
- a CDS encoding anti-sigma factor domain-containing protein, which yields MKKGKVIDIRKDCIVVLTQEKEYVKLKKKQGEEEGSEIYFFEEDLIKENKTIIYKTFALVAATLMLFFNIFPNNNVENNMVSFAEDTFAVVSVDINPSIELEIDENLKVIDVKSYNKDGNRIVDKNKIIGKYFTIAIKDVVENADTKGYFEGTDKDVLISVAPIKEEFSSEVDLVEKQLKYMAIEEKDKKYIYMESQNGEIEKSRKEGISLGKYVVYEDCKNEKNIEIEEIKKMKVTELDNKGMLTNKGEYLNSKNSLNESSEKENSKVENDHEVFILKTGIEYVDIRFLNELGIKVSIDLPNEIITTEKHGKFFNLTKEKNLIIKENRYFINLKDVLDYYNIKYNYKGSVIQVDYGKEKIQLKHLEETDFLNKNISKQIKKESNKEKNTKIITKNNGTEKKETIDEKETLIEETTDTHTNPYLNPIIINHGNEYIDINYLEKFKIIPTFNDENNSLEILIGENKIEIEFSKEQLPIKQESKVFVPMKKTFEEIGIKFEVKKGYVYTEKEDIKESFKYSNLD from the coding sequence ATGAAGAAAGGAAAAGTTATAGATATAAGAAAAGATTGTATAGTGGTTCTAACACAAGAAAAAGAGTATGTAAAACTTAAAAAGAAGCAGGGAGAAGAAGAGGGAAGTGAAATATACTTTTTTGAAGAGGATTTAATAAAGGAAAATAAAACAATAATATACAAGACATTTGCTTTAGTTGCAGCAACACTTATGTTGTTTTTTAATATATTTCCAAACAATAATGTAGAAAATAATATGGTTTCTTTTGCAGAGGATACTTTTGCAGTAGTTAGTGTAGATATTAATCCGAGTATTGAACTTGAAATAGATGAGAATTTGAAAGTAATAGATGTAAAATCCTATAATAAAGATGGAAACAGAATAGTAGATAAAAATAAAATAATAGGAAAATATTTCACTATTGCTATAAAAGATGTTGTAGAGAATGCAGATACAAAAGGATACTTTGAAGGAACTGATAAAGACGTATTAATATCAGTTGCTCCTATAAAAGAAGAGTTTTCTAGTGAAGTAGATTTGGTAGAAAAGCAGCTTAAATATATGGCTATAGAAGAAAAGGATAAAAAATATATATATATGGAATCTCAAAATGGTGAAATAGAAAAATCGCGTAAAGAAGGTATATCCCTTGGGAAATATGTAGTGTATGAAGACTGTAAAAATGAGAAAAATATTGAAATTGAAGAAATAAAAAAAATGAAAGTTACAGAATTAGATAATAAAGGGATGTTAACTAATAAGGGTGAATACTTAAATTCAAAAAACTCATTAAATGAGAGTTCTGAAAAAGAAAATTCAAAGGTAGAAAATGATCATGAGGTTTTTATACTAAAAACAGGAATTGAATATGTAGATATTAGATTTTTAAATGAACTAGGAATAAAAGTATCAATTGACTTGCCAAATGAAATTATTACTACTGAAAAACATGGTAAGTTTTTTAATCTTACTAAAGAAAAAAATCTTATTATAAAAGAAAATAGATATTTTATAAACTTAAAAGATGTTCTTGATTATTATAATATAAAGTATAATTATAAAGGGTCTGTAATACAAGTAGATTATGGAAAAGAAAAAATACAGCTAAAGCATTTAGAAGAAACAGATTTTTTGAATAAGAACATTTCTAAACAGATAAAAAAAGAAAGTAATAAAGAAAAAAATACTAAAATAATTACAAAAAATAATGGAACTGAGAAAAAAGAGACTATAGACGAAAAAGAAACATTAATAGAAGAAACTACAGATACTCACACAAACCCATATTTAAATCCTATTATTATAAATCATGGAAATGAATATATAGATATAAATTATCTTGAAAAATTCAAAATTATTCCAACATTTAATGATGAAAATAATAGTTTAGAAATCTTAATAGGAGAAAATAAAATTGAAATAGAATTTTCTAAAGAACAGCTTCCAATAAAACAAGAAAGTAAAGTATTTGTACCAATGAAGAAGACATTTGAAGAAATAGGAATAAAATTTGAAGTGAAAAAAGGATATGTTTACACAGAAAAAGAAGATATTAAGGAAAGCTTTAAATACTCTAATCTAGATTAA
- a CDS encoding TatD family hydrolase encodes MLFDTHSHITDNRFNEDREEVIKKIKESGVELLVNPGADIPSSLKAVELSKKHDFIYASVGVHPHDVEDMDEGSITVLRELAKNEKVVAIGEIGLDYYYDNSPRDLQKKWFEEQIKLANELKLPIIIHDRDAHQDTLDIIKNTKSDEIGCVLHCYSGNVELAKEYIKMGCMISIAGPATFKNNKKTKEVIKEIPLEYMLIETDSPYLTPHPHRGKRNDSSYVRYIAETIAIEKEISYEKVCEVTKENGKRFFNIK; translated from the coding sequence ATGTTATTTGATACACATTCACATATAACTGATAATAGATTTAACGAAGATAGAGAAGAAGTAATCAAAAAAATAAAAGAATCAGGAGTAGAGCTTTTGGTAAATCCAGGAGCTGATATTCCATCTTCTTTAAAAGCAGTAGAACTATCTAAAAAACACGATTTTATATATGCATCAGTTGGAGTTCATCCACACGATGTTGAGGACATGGATGAAGGAAGTATAACAGTTTTAAGAGAACTAGCTAAAAATGAAAAAGTAGTAGCAATAGGAGAGATTGGACTTGACTACTATTATGATAATTCTCCAAGAGATCTTCAAAAGAAATGGTTCGAGGAGCAAATTAAGCTTGCAAATGAACTAAAGCTTCCTATAATAATTCATGATAGAGATGCACACCAAGATACATTAGACATAATAAAAAACACAAAGAGTGATGAAATAGGATGTGTCCTACACTGTTACTCAGGAAATGTAGAACTTGCAAAAGAATACATCAAAATGGGATGTATGATATCAATAGCAGGTCCTGCTACATTTAAGAACAACAAAAAAACAAAAGAGGTTATAAAAGAAATCCCTCTAGAGTACATGTTAATAGAAACAGATTCTCCATATCTTACACCACATCCTCATAGAGGAAAGAGAAATGATTCGTCATATGTAAGATATATAGCTGAAACAATAGCAATAGAAAAAGAAATATCATACGAAAAGGTATGTGAAGTTACAAAAGAAAATGGAAAAAGATTCTTTAATATAAAGTAA
- the sigI gene encoding RNA polymerase sigma-I factor has protein sequence MRKILGFYKDKTMEIKIQKIKNGDENLRNKFIEEYTPFIIKTLSKVLNKYIQTQNDDSFSVGMEAFNEAINKYEKSKGSFLNFAQLVISNRAKSYIKKESKENFENIYEVNDYNLNSSYKDFTEKVHLKLEMERFKKELLKFKIEIDELVNRSPKHIDSRENAINIATEIIKRPHILEKIKVKKRLPRKEIIEELNVSEKVIKTNRIFILSIIIILTGEFEIMKDYIGKKGGDIL, from the coding sequence TTGAGAAAAATACTTGGATTTTATAAAGACAAAACAATGGAAATAAAAATACAAAAAATAAAAAATGGAGATGAAAACCTTAGAAACAAATTTATAGAAGAATATACTCCTTTTATAATAAAAACTCTATCTAAGGTCTTAAATAAATATATACAAACTCAAAATGATGATTCCTTTAGTGTAGGGATGGAGGCTTTTAATGAAGCAATAAACAAATATGAAAAAAGTAAAGGATCTTTTTTAAATTTTGCACAGCTTGTGATTTCTAACAGGGCAAAGAGTTATATCAAAAAAGAATCAAAGGAGAACTTTGAAAATATTTATGAAGTTAACGATTATAATCTCAATAGCTCCTATAAAGATTTTACAGAAAAGGTTCATTTGAAACTTGAAATGGAAAGATTTAAAAAGGAACTTTTAAAATTTAAAATAGAAATTGATGAATTAGTGAACAGATCACCAAAACACATAGATAGTAGAGAAAATGCTATAAATATAGCTACTGAAATTATCAAAAGACCTCATATATTAGAAAAGATCAAAGTAAAAAAACGGCTCCCAAGAAAAGAAATTATAGAAGAGCTTAATGTATCTGAGAAAGTGATTAAAACAAATAGAATTTTCATATTATCTATAATAATAATATTGACGGGAGAATTTGAAATAATGAAGGATTATATAGGAAAAAAAGGTGGTGATATCTTATGA